The Lolium rigidum isolate FL_2022 chromosome 1, APGP_CSIRO_Lrig_0.1, whole genome shotgun sequence region AACCGTATATTGATATTTACTCATGGTAAGCACATCTACTGGCGGCTGTATCACAGctatgttcttcctctctaaatcAAACTCAAGAATACCAACCAAATCCCCATCAAGGATCCAGTAAAGGGAATTCTCAACCAGCACAGCCGGCTTGGTTGGATAAACAAAGACGACACGGTTACTCGAAGGAACCATGATCGGAagcggtgccgagatgagatcaccCCATACGCCGGTCTCCGATGAGTAAACACAGGCGAGCACTCGGTTATGATGAGGGTCGTTGGCATCTGCATCTACCAAGACCACCTGGAAGTGTTGAGCATCTACGGCATCGCGAAGTACTGCTCCATGGATCGCGAACCCTGCAAACCCTGGGGGAAGGTTAATGTGGTGTTGGTCAGCAGTGATTGGATCCCACACCAAGAGCTGCTTCCGTGGTGGTTGGAGGACGAGTACGAGGCCATGGCGAGATCCGAGGAGATGGAACTTGTCACCTTCGTTGAACTGCAAGGAGAATCGCCCAGGCGGGACACGATCAGGGGCATCCAGGGCTGGTACGAAGTGGAGGTCGCGGGAATCCACATCGAAGAAGCCTAGGTGTGGAGGAttccggcggtggtggaggcggaaGCGGCGGAAGAATCCGGGATCGGAGACAAGACGGCGCCAGCGATGGGAGACGAGGGAGGCGCGCGGGAGGGATGACGGCAGtgggtggaggcggaggaggatctcctcCAGCAGGTGGTCGACTTCCAGAAGTAGCGGCAGCGGCGGTGAATCGGGGCGGTGGCCAAGGCTCACCATCATCTCACCCGTCTTTTTCCTCATCTCGCCATCCTCAGTCCTCACATTATTGACCTGCATCGCTGGGGATCTCTTGACCTGTTGAAGTAAGCACAACATATTAGTTGTAACCATTCTCagatttttcaaatttatttATGGGGTTCTTAGTACACAAACCATTTTCCAAAGATCTTTTTAAATTTTTCGAAAGATGTAGAATAGATACATTCTCAGATTGATGATAATGAAAGCAACCTCACCGACAGTCAAAATGTACATGGGGAAAATTATTTCAACTATGTTGTGCGGTTATGCGTATACAGATTTACCATAGCAGAGAGCTTCAATAGTCAGCCGAGACCACTATTTAACTATGAAGTCTAAATTAAAAGTTCCCTGATAATACATTGACGCTAGCATCACTCGTGTAAATGTGGTTGCTCCTAGGAACATTTAGGTAGGAGAAAAGACTGCAATTCATGGTTCAATCGTTCACTGACCAGAACTCAAGGGCTAGGCCAAATGGGCACCTGCGAAATCGGGCATAGATACCCAACACCAGTGCCTTCTCCCAGGGGAATAGGGCAAAGGCAAATTGATGGGAAACATGGAAGACCTTCCAGTACCCAACACTAGACCCACCTTTAAAGACCTCCAGATTTAGATCTAGACCAAACAGAGTAGACTAGTCTTCCACACTTGAAGACTTCAAGTTAGG contains the following coding sequences:
- the LOC124662503 gene encoding uncharacterized protein LOC124662503, with product MQVNNVRTEDGEMRKKTGEMMVSLGHRPDSPPLPLLLEVDHLLEEILLRLHPLPSSLPRASLVSHRWRRLVSDPGFFRRFRLHHRRNPPHLGFFDVDSRDLHFVPALDAPDRVPPGRFSLQFNEGDKFHLLGSRHGLVLVLQPPRKQLLVWDPITADQHHINLPPGFAGFAIHGAVLRDAVDAQHFQVVLVDADANDPHHNRVLACVYSSETGVWGDLISAPLPIMVPSSNRVVFVYPTKPAVLVENSLYWILDGDLVGILEFDLERKNIAVIQPPVDVLTMSKYQYTVVRTEGGGLGFLFVSRSQYNAQLWKRKTNLDGVASWVLERTIELEKLLSLNSGARVNLCVRGFAEDNNVLFLGTPIGVFMIHIESLQFKKLPDHTLVSCNHSFESVYAAGT